In Miscanthus floridulus cultivar M001 chromosome 5, ASM1932011v1, whole genome shotgun sequence, one genomic interval encodes:
- the LOC136454234 gene encoding uncharacterized protein, with protein sequence MGPWPSDLVAGGVGAGSGSVGGGNGAAAGGGGREADLHVPSPARGWAGEGRGAEGRGGEGEAGAGARVAAGAGGGGAGVATRGRRRGVTPPARILLLFLALENTSQTQIPCSPTTNPKQDSALLAGDAAPAPAWSPRAWSSLCRQAAPRPRPSSSEPSALPPTESREPSASPPADALEEPAGSGEEKAGAPGKEPAGRIRGREGRSSSGRAPPPQAQRLQPRLQRPLRICAQVQTTSEEPLPQGHASPRCRQGCQEWIDFQLLI encoded by the exons ATGGGGCCTTGGCCGTCGGATCTAGTCGCGGGGGGTGTGGGTGCCGGATCCGGCTCCGTTGGTGGCGGGAATGGCGCAGCggccggtggcggcggccgcgAGGCGGACTTGCACGTGCCGTCCCCCGCGCGCGGCTgggcaggggaggggaggggggccgaggggaggggaggggagggggaggcggGCGCCGGGGCCAGggtggccgccggcgccggcggtggcggcgcgggggTGGCCACCAGGGGCAGGCGGAGGGGAGTCACACCGCCGGCTAGGAttcttcttttgttccttgcACTC GAAAATACGTCACAGACCCAAATCCCTTGTTCTCCAACGACGAACCCAAAACAAGACTCAGCGCTCCTCGCCGGCGACGCTGCTCCGGCCCCAGCCTGGTCCCCGCGCGCCTGGTCCTCCCTTTGTCGCCAAGCAGCACCACGGCCACGCCCTTCCTCCAGCGAGCCCTCCGCGCTGCCTCCAACCGAATCCCGCGAGCCCTCCGCGTCGCCTCCAGCGGATGCACTGGAGGAGCCggccggatccggggaagagaaggCAGGGGCGCCGGGGAAGGAGCCGGCCggccggatccggggaagagaaggCAGGAGCTCCTccggccgtgcccctcctccccAGGCGCAGCGCCTCCAGCCCCGCCTCCAGCGCCCCCTCCGGATCTGCGCGCAGGTGCAGACGACGTCGGAGGAGCCGCTCCCACAGGGGCACGCCTCGCCGCGATGTCGCCAGGGAT GTCAAGAATGGATTGATTTCCAATTGCTAATCTGA
- the LOC136451510 gene encoding acyl transferase 7-like: MAAAKSIDRLAARLVVPAEPTPAGPLRLSWLDRYPTQMALIESLHVFKAAPDRPATATGGIDGAAAASPARTIERALARALVHYYPLAGRLVLSESGAQQAVDCSNAGVWFTEAEAACTLEDVDYLEAPLMVSKDDLIPPTPTPAAGDEDERALVLLVQVTSFACGGFVVGFRFSHAVADGPGAAQFMNAVGELARGADAVSVEPQWGRDAIPDPASALVGRLPTPDADSKRLEYLAIDISADYINHFKAQYSAAHAGAAWCSAFEVLIAKAWQSRTRAAGFEPDSPVHLCFAMNARPMLHASLPRGGAGFYGNCYYIMRVSAPAGKVAGSSVTEVVKIIKDGKRRMPAEFARWAEGEVGAAGVDPYQITSDYRTLLVSDWTRLGLAEVDYGWGPPAHVVPLTNLDYIATCILVKPWAHKPGARLITQCVTPDRVAAFHEGMLDTSC; this comes from the coding sequence ATGGCGGCGGCCAAGTCCATCGACCGGCTGGCGGCGCGCCTGGTGGTCCCGGCCGAACCCACGCCAGCCGGCCCGCTCCGCCTCTCCTGGCTCGACCGGTACCCCACGCAGATGGCGCTCATCGAGTCGCTGCACGTGTTCAAGGCGGCCCCCGACCGGCCCGCCACCGCTACCGGCGGCAttgacggcgccgccgccgccagcccggCCAGGACCATCGAGCGCGCGCTCGCCCGCGCATTGGTCCACTACTACCCTCTCGCGGGCCGCCTGGTCCTGTCGGAGTCCGGCGCTCAGCAGGCGGTGGACTGCAGCAACGCCGGCGTGTGGTTCACGGAGGCCGAGGCCGCCTGCACGCTCGAGGACGTGGACTACCTGGAGGCCCCGCTGATGGTCTCCAAGGACGACCTCATCCCGcccacccccacccccgccgCCGGCGACGAGGACGAGCGCGCGCTGGTCCTGCTCGTCCAGGTCACCTCCTTCGCCTGCGGGGGATTCGTCGTGGGCTTCCGCTTCAGCCACGCTGTCGCCGACGGCCCGGGCGCCGCGCAGTTCATGAACGCGGTCGGGGAGCTGGCACGCGGCGCCGACGCGGTGTCGGTGGAGCCGCAGTGGGGCCGCGACGCGATCCCCGACCCGGCGTCCGCGCTGGTGGGGCGCCTCCCGACGCCCGACGCCGACAGCAAGCGGCTCGAGTACCTCGCCATCGACATCTCCGCCGACTACATCAACCACTTCAAGGCGCAGTACAGCGCGGCGCACGCGGGCGCCGCGTGGTGCTCCGCGTTCGAGGTGCTCATCGCCAAGGCGTGGCAGAGCCGCACGCGCGCTGCCGGGTTCGAGCCGGACTCCCCCGTGCACCTCTGCTTCGCCATGAACGCGCGGCCCATGCTACACGCCTCGCTCCCGCGGGGCGGCGCCGGGTTCTACGGCAACTGCTACTACATCATGCGCGTGTCGGCGCCCGCGGGGAAAGTGGCGGGGTCCTCGGTCACGGAGGTGGTGAAGATCATCAAGGACGGGAAGCGGCGGATGCCCGCGGAGTTCGCGCGGTGGGCGGAGGGCGAGGTGGGCGCCGCCGGCGTCGACCCCTACCAGATCACGTCCGACTACCGCACCCTGCTGGTGTCCGACTGGACGCGCCTTGGCTTGGCGGAGGTGGACTATGGTTGGGGCCCACCGGCCCATGTCGTGCCGCTGACGAACCTGGATTACATCGCCACGTGTATCCTGGTGAAGCCGTGGGCCCACAAGCCAGGGGCACGGCTCATCACGCAGTGCGTCACCCCGGACCGCGTCGCTGCCTTCCACGAGGGCATGCTCGACACCAGCTGTTGA